The following are from one region of the Gloeomargarita lithophora Alchichica-D10 genome:
- a CDS encoding response regulator → MKLRKTLEGQEMSGQEFAVTQLPAVWAKVQTQRLSGELQLGNSRQQWSLFFLGGRLLFATGGEHRYRRWQRLTAQFAPQLQAVQGVPELAWEYEILSQAVDVGQITQEQAQQVIRGAVTEVLFGLAQAVTLAQMGVGQVRGYWDKEARLRGELVLLVTSEEWHRVEQLWHQWQEVGLRATSPDMAPQFHEKRRLEQRVNAQTFLTLSRLCDGQHSFWDLAVATGAQLPLVGRSLLALVREGYFRLQDLADVSPVMPVALESVPKPVVACVDDSPACLQNVVAALGEQFDLVTLEDPLRGLGTLIKTRPDVIFLDWLFPQVNGLEVCSLLRKSPILKDTPIVLLTANGGILDRARARLAGASEVMEKPATPEQLRAAVQRYLATA, encoded by the coding sequence GTGAAATTACGGAAAACCTTAGAGGGGCAAGAGATGTCAGGACAAGAATTTGCAGTGACCCAGTTACCAGCGGTGTGGGCAAAGGTGCAGACCCAGCGCTTATCGGGGGAATTGCAGTTGGGGAATAGTCGCCAGCAGTGGTCGCTGTTTTTCCTGGGGGGACGTTTGTTATTTGCTACGGGGGGGGAGCATCGGTATCGTCGCTGGCAGAGGCTGACGGCTCAGTTTGCCCCGCAGTTGCAGGCGGTGCAAGGGGTACCGGAATTGGCTTGGGAGTATGAGATATTGTCCCAGGCGGTGGATGTTGGGCAGATTACCCAGGAGCAGGCACAGCAGGTCATCCGGGGGGCGGTCACGGAGGTTTTGTTCGGTTTGGCACAGGCGGTCACCCTGGCGCAGATGGGGGTGGGTCAGGTGCGGGGCTATTGGGACAAAGAAGCCCGACTGCGGGGGGAATTGGTGCTGTTGGTGACCAGCGAGGAATGGCACCGGGTGGAACAGCTTTGGCACCAGTGGCAGGAGGTGGGTCTGCGGGCGACTTCCCCGGATATGGCACCCCAGTTCCACGAAAAACGTCGTTTGGAACAGCGGGTGAACGCCCAGACGTTTCTCACCCTGTCCCGTTTGTGTGATGGGCAACATAGTTTTTGGGATTTGGCGGTGGCGACTGGGGCACAGTTACCCTTGGTGGGGCGGTCATTGCTGGCTTTGGTGCGGGAGGGGTACTTCCGTTTGCAGGACTTGGCGGATGTGTCTCCGGTCATGCCTGTGGCGTTGGAGTCGGTGCCCAAGCCGGTGGTGGCCTGTGTGGATGACAGCCCCGCCTGTTTACAAAACGTGGTGGCGGCCTTGGGAGAGCAGTTTGATTTGGTCACCCTGGAAGACCCGCTCCGGGGGTTGGGGACGTTGATCAAAACCCGCCCGGATGTGATTTTCCTGGACTGGTTGTTCCCCCAGGTGAATGGTTTGGAGGTTTGCTCGCTGTTGCGGAAATCGCCGATTCTCAAGGACACGCCCATTGTGCTGTTGACGGCGAATGGGGGCATACTAGACCGGGCACGGGCACGGTTGGCGGGGGCAAGCGAAGTGATGGAAAAACCGGCGACACCAGAACAACTACGGGCGGCGGTGCAACGGTATTTGGCCACGGCTTAG